A region of Candidatus Liberimonas magnetica DNA encodes the following proteins:
- a CDS encoding DsrE/DsrF/DrsH-like family protein, protein MKEKMTIILFSGELDKAIAAFTLATTAAASNMDVSIFFTFWGLNVLKRSKFSISKSQNMMQKMFNVFSTSSLPTSQLNMFGLGPWMMNKLMKTTKMATLDDLMKLAKQLNVKYIACTTSCGVLGLNKESLSPEVNEFAGASTYLAEARESKVNLFI, encoded by the coding sequence ATGAAGGAAAAGATGACTATTATTTTATTTTCCGGGGAGCTTGATAAAGCCATAGCGGCTTTTACGCTTGCGACGACCGCTGCAGCCAGCAATATGGACGTTTCGATATTCTTCACTTTCTGGGGCTTAAACGTATTAAAGAGGTCGAAGTTTTCAATATCGAAATCCCAGAATATGATGCAGAAGATGTTCAATGTTTTCAGCACGTCAAGCCTTCCTACAAGCCAGCTCAATATGTTCGGGCTCGGGCCCTGGATGATGAATAAGCTCATGAAAACAACAAAAATGGCTACGCTGGATGACCTGATGAAACTGGCAAAACAGCTGAACGTTAAATATATAGCATGTACGACGAGCTGCGGTGTTTTAGGTTTAAACAAAGAGAGTTTAAGTCCCGAAGTTAACGAATTTGCAGGCGCTTCAACGTACCTTGCTGAAGCAAGAGAATCTAAAGTAAATTTATTTATTTAG
- the nifU gene encoding Fe-S cluster assembly scaffold protein NifU encodes MPFYSEKVMDHFQNPRNVGEIKDADGVGEVGNPVCGDMMTFYIKVKDNRIEDVKYKTFGCGAAIAVSSMVSEMAKGKTIDEVKAITNDLVAKELGGLPSHKMHCSNLGADALHKAIENYLSKKGK; translated from the coding sequence ATGCCATTTTATTCAGAAAAAGTAATGGACCATTTTCAGAATCCGAGAAATGTCGGAGAGATAAAAGATGCTGACGGAGTAGGGGAGGTAGGGAACCCTGTTTGCGGAGATATGATGACATTTTACATAAAGGTAAAGGATAACAGGATAGAAGACGTAAAATATAAAACATTCGGGTGCGGGGCAGCCATAGCTGTTTCATCCATGGTCAGCGAGATGGCTAAAGGGAAGACGATAGATGAGGTAAAAGCGATAACCAATGACCTGGTAGCAAAAGAGCTTGGGGGGCTTCCGTCCCACAAGATGCATTGCTCAAATCTCGGTGCTGATGCTCTTCATAAAGCTATAGAAAACTATCTTTCTAAAAAAGGAAAATAA
- a CDS encoding sulfurtransferase TusA family protein produces MKASKTLDCTGLFCPMPIVKTKMELETMAPGEVLEILADDPGFEKDLPSWCKVTGEKFIEMKKEGDILKGYVQKK; encoded by the coding sequence ATGAAAGCAAGCAAAACATTGGATTGTACCGGCTTATTTTGCCCCATGCCTATAGTAAAAACGAAAATGGAGCTTGAGACCATGGCCCCGGGCGAGGTCCTTGAAATACTCGCTGATGACCCCGGGTTTGAAAAGGACCTGCCTTCCTGGTGCAAGGTTACGGGCGAAAAATTTATAGAAATGAAGAAAGAAGGTGATATCCTTAAAGGGTACGTGCAAAAAAAATAG